Proteins encoded together in one Alteribacter keqinensis window:
- a CDS encoding DUF4145 domain-containing protein produces MSENLFSFMKDEHKELSELGNYIDTRLFFEPESILIKARVYTEVLAKITMAKEGIPEVYDLKHYQRIQKLDGAGIFTKDILERFEWIRKRGNKAAHNAGCGTFEDALNAHRLIFDLSVWFKEVYDLDFNPPKYRIPQPAIGGSPINTKELNSIISQSVESTIKKSFEDKLKLIEEALHLIKTETASATEPLIREEFKLITHLEKSGYEVIDNREKGGTVWVIGGWELEDHFFSLEERGIYFRYLENGGRASKGIPAWYLRNKDYLD; encoded by the coding sequence ATGAGTGAAAATCTCTTTTCATTTATGAAAGATGAGCATAAAGAATTAAGTGAATTAGGAAATTACATAGATACAAGGTTATTTTTTGAACCTGAATCAATTCTTATTAAGGCACGAGTATACACTGAGGTGCTAGCTAAGATTACTATGGCTAAGGAAGGTATTCCAGAAGTATATGACCTTAAGCATTACCAACGCATTCAAAAATTAGATGGTGCAGGAATCTTCACTAAAGATATCTTAGAAAGGTTTGAATGGATTAGAAAGCGGGGGAATAAGGCTGCACATAACGCTGGATGTGGAACCTTTGAGGATGCTTTAAATGCCCACAGACTAATTTTTGATTTGTCGGTATGGTTTAAGGAAGTATATGATTTAGACTTTAATCCGCCAAAATACAGAATACCACAGCCTGCTATTGGTGGATCACCTATAAATACAAAAGAGCTAAATAGCATTATAAGTCAGTCAGTTGAAAGTACAATTAAAAAGTCTTTTGAAGACAAATTAAAACTAATTGAGGAAGCCTTACATTTAATAAAAACTGAAACGGCTTCCGCTACTGAACCGTTAATAAGAGAAGAATTTAAGCTTATTACTCACTTAGAGAAATCAGGTTACGAAGTGATTGATAATCGAGAAAAAGGTGGCACCGTCTGGGTAATTGGAGGGTGGGAATTAGAAGATCATTTTTTTAGTTTAGAAGAGCGTGGTATTTATTTTCGGTATTTAGAAAATGGTGGTCGAGCGTCGAAAGGAATACCTGCTTGGTACTTGAGAAATAAAGATTATCTTGATTAG
- a CDS encoding DUF6236 family protein — protein MLNDNLIYFPQISLKKSPWLYRMLLYCDSITVIAPNTFNENPELYGPFTQTLIIEEIVKVVNPEYTHMYNSNVYHSFYKNLNKHYLKGNNGSLSGYQYSKVHINKMGFELKQYLLRNKLAIKTNDVDWINVRQDIARDFMNYLACYIGNLESMTPVTDSVSNISPHYSKFKIPAYSNDSLNRSVKEQELATLSSILLERLIPIPHEINDVSKLIDFKANHKNELENFKRIINQTSLHLVNYQENTKRDAIKHHIDLLNDQKAALKSQMDRYFDKTDFSPLLFTIPLTIHEISTISDGVLAGNLASSLIVGKSIFDVYDRRRHRVNSLMRNPFAYILSIEKHFNC, from the coding sequence ATGTTAAATGATAACTTAATTTACTTTCCTCAGATCTCATTAAAAAAATCGCCTTGGTTATATAGAATGCTTTTGTATTGTGACAGTATAACGGTTATTGCACCTAACACGTTTAATGAAAATCCAGAGTTATATGGCCCATTCACGCAAACTTTAATTATTGAAGAAATTGTCAAGGTAGTTAATCCAGAATACACACATATGTACAATTCAAATGTTTATCATTCGTTTTACAAAAATCTAAATAAGCATTACTTAAAAGGTAATAATGGTTCTCTTAGTGGCTACCAATACAGTAAAGTTCATATTAATAAAATGGGATTTGAATTAAAACAATATTTATTAAGAAATAAATTAGCTATTAAAACCAATGATGTGGATTGGATAAACGTAAGGCAAGATATTGCAAGAGACTTTATGAATTATTTAGCTTGTTATATAGGGAATCTAGAATCAATGACACCTGTTACAGACTCAGTATCTAATATAAGCCCTCATTATAGTAAATTTAAAATTCCTGCCTATTCGAATGATAGTTTAAATAGATCAGTAAAAGAGCAAGAACTTGCTACCCTGTCTTCAATATTATTAGAAAGATTAATTCCAATCCCTCATGAAATAAATGATGTATCAAAGTTAATTGATTTCAAGGCTAATCATAAGAATGAGCTTGAAAATTTTAAAAGAATTATAAATCAAACTAGCCTTCACCTAGTTAACTATCAAGAGAATACAAAGAGAGATGCAATAAAGCACCATATTGATCTTCTAAATGATCAAAAAGCAGCATTAAAGAGTCAAATGGATAGATATTTTGATAAGACAGACTTTTCTCCATTACTTTTTACAATACCACTCACCATCCATGAAATTTCAACCATAAGTGATGGTGTTTTAGCTGGAAATCTTGCTTCTTCTTTAATTGTTGGGAAATCAATCTTTGATGTCTATGATAGGAGAAGGCATAGGGTGAATAGTTTGATGAGAAATCCTTTTGCTTATATATTATCCATTGAAAAGCATTTTAATTGCTGA
- a CDS encoding DUF5655 domain-containing protein, whose amino-acid sequence MDYFNPKKINLKDHPTLSERWVQDRISENPTILGLGDIVLKDKERIQPKAGRLDLLLQDPETNRRYEVEVQLGKTDEKHIIRTIEYWDIERKRYPQYEHCAVIIAEDITSRFLNVINLFNGNIPLIAIQMTAVEVDNKVGLFFTTVLDETPLGLVEEDEEVQELTDRKYWEQRGTKETVSIADELLRVLHESDPNLNLKYNKMYIGLEKSGNPNNFVIFKPRKNSITIEVRLPKTEELDRQFEESEVDILEYSKRYGRYRIRLVKKDIKVHGDLINHILKKAYETSII is encoded by the coding sequence ATGGATTACTTTAATCCTAAGAAAATTAATTTAAAAGATCATCCTACACTTAGTGAGAGATGGGTTCAAGATCGAATATCAGAGAACCCTACTATTTTGGGATTAGGAGATATTGTCCTTAAAGATAAAGAGAGAATTCAACCGAAAGCAGGAAGGTTAGATTTATTATTACAAGATCCAGAAACAAATCGAAGGTATGAAGTTGAAGTTCAGTTGGGGAAAACGGATGAAAAGCATATAATACGCACTATCGAGTATTGGGATATAGAGAGAAAGCGATATCCTCAATATGAACATTGCGCTGTCATCATAGCCGAAGACATAACCAGTCGATTCTTAAATGTTATAAACTTATTTAACGGGAACATCCCATTAATAGCAATTCAAATGACTGCTGTAGAAGTTGATAACAAAGTGGGATTATTCTTTACTACAGTGTTAGATGAGACGCCATTAGGTTTAGTAGAGGAAGATGAGGAAGTACAAGAGCTAACGGACCGTAAATATTGGGAACAGCGAGGAACAAAGGAAACAGTTTCTATTGCCGATGAATTGTTGCGTGTTTTACATGAAAGTGATCCAAATCTCAATCTCAAGTACAACAAAATGTACATTGGACTAGAGAAGTCAGGAAATCCGAATAACTTTGTTATTTTCAAACCCCGAAAAAACAGTATCACTATTGAAGTCCGTTTACCTAAAACAGAAGAGTTAGATCGTCAATTTGAAGAAAGTGAAGTTGATATTTTGGAATATTCTAAGCGTTATGGTAGATATAGGATTAGGCTTGTTAAAAAAGATATTAAGGTGCACGGTGATTTGATAAATCATATTCTTAAAAAAGCTTATGAGACTAGTATTATCTAA
- a CDS encoding M48 family metallopeptidase — protein sequence MPSFTYGTTTFDYNLEPKTKSNEVNISVEWLDGIKVTAPPEMNQEQLNELLYKKAPWILEKWKAFKDIERKPAPKEFVSGEKLSYLGRNYSLKVIAGETEHVKLKFRNGRFISIIPTNISKEEKKCDLYNAFKKWYFTHGDKKIKERAEIYTKKMDVFPSKIRLKEQKMRWGTCTPKGDIYLNWRIIMAPMAIVDYLLVHELAHIKHPNHSKEFWQLVRSVLPDYEERKEWLRINGPTLTIEY from the coding sequence ATGCCATCGTTTACATACGGAACAACTACATTTGATTATAACCTTGAACCCAAAACAAAAAGCAATGAAGTTAATATATCTGTTGAATGGTTAGATGGAATTAAAGTAACCGCTCCACCTGAAATGAATCAAGAACAGCTAAACGAACTCCTTTATAAAAAAGCTCCATGGATATTAGAGAAATGGAAGGCTTTCAAAGATATAGAGAGGAAACCAGCCCCAAAGGAGTTTGTAAGTGGGGAAAAGTTATCTTACCTAGGAAGGAATTATAGTTTAAAGGTAATTGCAGGAGAAACAGAACACGTTAAACTTAAGTTTCGTAATGGACGTTTTATTTCTATCATTCCTACCAACATATCTAAAGAGGAAAAAAAGTGTGATCTCTACAACGCTTTTAAAAAATGGTACTTTACACATGGTGATAAGAAGATAAAAGAACGTGCGGAAATATACACTAAAAAAATGGATGTATTTCCTTCAAAGATTCGACTGAAGGAACAGAAAATGCGCTGGGGAACATGTACTCCAAAAGGTGATATCTATCTTAATTGGAGGATTATTATGGCTCCGATGGCAATCGTTGATTACCTATTGGTACACGAATTAGCCCACATTAAACACCCCAACCATTCGAAAGAGTTTTGGCAACTTGTGAGGTCCGTTTTACCTGACTATGAAGAGCGTAAAGAGTGGCTGCGTATCAATGGCCCAACCTTGACTATCGAATACTAA